In Geminocystis sp. NIES-3709, a single genomic region encodes these proteins:
- a CDS encoding GNAT family N-acetyltransferase, which produces MTENNFIISSIEDESELELMISWAKNEGWNPGIYDAKTYYETDSKGFFLGKLNGEPIGCISAVAYDLTFGFLGFYIVKPEFRNQGFGIQLWRRGLEYLGERNIGLDGVVAQQNNYRKSGFKMAYNHVRYQGIGGSNISHNLVELNSISFQELITYDMQCFPTNREKFLTNWIKQEKSIALGLVKNEQLQGYGVIRPCANGYRIGALFADNVNIADTIYQGLVADKQDCPIFIDIPSHNLLAQKLVEKYKMYPVFEAARMYNKNFPDVVINKIFAVTSLELG; this is translated from the coding sequence ATGACAGAAAATAATTTTATAATAAGCTCGATCGAAGATGAATCAGAATTAGAATTAATGATAAGTTGGGCAAAAAATGAAGGTTGGAATCCGGGTATATATGATGCAAAAACTTATTATGAGACTGATTCAAAAGGCTTTTTTTTAGGTAAATTAAATGGTGAACCCATTGGATGTATTTCTGCGGTTGCTTATGATTTAACTTTTGGTTTTTTAGGCTTTTATATTGTTAAACCAGAGTTTAGAAACCAAGGTTTTGGAATACAATTATGGAGACGAGGATTAGAATATTTAGGAGAAAGAAATATTGGCTTAGATGGAGTAGTAGCACAACAAAATAACTATAGAAAATCTGGGTTTAAAATGGCCTATAATCATGTTCGTTATCAAGGAATAGGAGGAAGCAATATATCTCATAATTTAGTAGAATTAAATAGTATTTCTTTTCAAGAACTAATTACCTATGATATGCAGTGTTTTCCAACCAATAGAGAGAAGTTTTTAACTAATTGGATTAAACAAGAAAAAAGTATTGCTTTAGGTTTAGTAAAAAATGAACAATTGCAAGGTTATGGCGTGATTCGTCCTTGTGCAAATGGTTATCGTATCGGTGCTTTATTTGCAGATAATGTTAATATTGCTGATACTATTTATCAAGGTTTAGTGGCTGATAAACAAGATTGTCCTATATTTATCGATATTCCTAGTCATAATTTATTAGCTCAAAAATTAGTTGAAAAATATAAAATGTATCCCGTTTTTGAAGCGGCAAGAATGTATAATAAAAATTTTCCTGATGTGGTAATTAATAAAATTTTTGCAGTAACAAGTTTAGAATTAGGTTAA
- a CDS encoding methyltransferase domain-containing protein — protein MTFNRKIININATINGGFIKCCPLTKNDIQQLGLRGIHCGSGLNLHTGWLNTDYLQIGDQFGNTSNIGNLIVVAENQYYLQHDQTQPIPIEDSVFDYAFSEHFIEHITIEQAIQWLKEIRRILKIGGVLRLSTPDLYLYVSGYLDNTQSFYKQHCDNLSKMGFKNPPQRKAWMMNQIFRFWGHQWIYDFDEIKTIAVAAGFKTQDVLKYNFQQGSIPELFKLDLADRSDESIYVEIRKT, from the coding sequence ATGACTTTTAATCGAAAAATAATCAACATTAACGCTACTATTAATGGTGGTTTTATTAAATGTTGTCCCTTAACAAAAAATGATATTCAACAACTGGGATTACGAGGAATTCATTGTGGTTCTGGTTTAAACTTACATACAGGTTGGCTCAATACAGATTATCTTCAAATAGGAGATCAATTTGGTAATACATCAAATATAGGAAATCTAATTGTTGTTGCTGAAAATCAATATTATTTACAACATGATCAAACTCAACCAATCCCTATTGAAGATAGTGTTTTTGATTATGCTTTTTCAGAACATTTTATTGAGCATATTACCATAGAACAAGCTATACAATGGTTGAAAGAAATCAGACGGATTCTCAAAATAGGTGGAGTTTTGCGCTTAAGTACACCTGATTTATATTTATATGTTTCTGGATATTTAGATAATACTCAGAGTTTTTATAAGCAACATTGTGATAATCTTTCTAAAATGGGATTCAAAAATCCTCCTCAACGTAAAGCATGGATGATGAACCAGATTTTTCGATTTTGGGGACATCAATGGATTTATGACTTTGACGAAATTAAAACAATAGCAGTGGCCGCCGGATTTAAGACACAAGATGTTTTAAAATATAATTTTCAACAAGGATCTATTCCCGAACTTTTTAAATTAGATCTAGCCGATCGTAGTGATGAAAGTATTTATGTTGAGATACGCAAAACCTAA
- a CDS encoding DUF411 domain-containing protein, whose product MLKIKLIKSLTGIALIGIIGSVTLSSHNPSYAHETHENHRNNSTTLSVWDKATVNYSGSKKITVYNSPSCGCCKQWMAHMKKHGFEVTDIKTENIDAIKQKNNLPSQLASCHTAIINGYVMEGHIPADDIKRFLSQKPKMKGLAVAGMPIGSPGMESDKIKQPFNVIAFNNKGKSEVFNSYKNY is encoded by the coding sequence ATGTTAAAAATAAAACTGATTAAATCATTAACAGGGATTGCACTTATTGGGATAATCGGTAGTGTGACTCTATCGTCTCATAATCCAAGTTATGCCCATGAAACCCATGAAAATCACCGCAACAATTCCACAACCCTTAGTGTATGGGATAAGGCGACGGTTAACTATAGTGGTAGTAAAAAAATAACCGTTTATAATAGTCCTTCTTGTGGTTGTTGTAAACAATGGATGGCGCACATGAAAAAACATGGCTTTGAAGTAACTGATATAAAAACGGAGAATATTGATGCTATCAAACAAAAAAATAACTTACCATCACAATTAGCCTCTTGTCATACAGCTATTATTAATGGTTATGTCATGGAAGGGCATATTCCCGCTGATGATATTAAGAGATTTCTTAGTCAAAAGCCAAAGATGAAAGGATTAGCAGTAGCAGGAATGCCAATTGGTAGCCCGGGTATGGAATCTGATAAAATAAAACAACCCTTTAACGTTATTGCGTTTAATAATAAAGGTAAAAGCGAAGTGTTTAATAGCTACAAAAACTATTAA
- the rnc gene encoding ribonuclease III — protein sequence MEIKDTRRTRELLKLLQRLGIEDVSRIDWSLLDLALTHPSVSTINNYEQLEFVGDAVVRLASAELLLEIYPDLPVGEFAAIRSILVSDKFLAEIAEEYGFDLYLLMTPSVRNDKWGKVSRLADAFEGVLGALYQSTKNMDLVRFWLDPILQEKAAQVHADPARQNYKDALQEWTQGKYKLLPTYKVTQNTILEDENDRFIAEVWLEDKLLGKGKGATKKASQQAAAQEAFNLVVSKK from the coding sequence ATGGAGATAAAAGACACAAGAAGAACAAGAGAATTACTGAAACTATTACAGAGACTGGGAATAGAAGATGTATCGAGAATTGATTGGTCATTACTAGACTTAGCCTTAACTCATCCTAGTGTTTCTACTATTAACAACTACGAACAATTAGAATTTGTTGGGGATGCGGTGGTAAGGTTAGCTAGTGCTGAATTATTATTAGAAATATATCCTGATTTACCAGTGGGAGAATTTGCCGCCATTCGATCAATCTTAGTGAGTGATAAATTTCTAGCAGAAATAGCCGAAGAATACGGTTTCGATTTATACCTTTTGATGACACCTAGTGTTAGAAACGATAAATGGGGGAAAGTGTCTCGTTTAGCAGATGCTTTTGAGGGAGTATTAGGTGCATTGTATCAGAGTACTAAAAATATGGACTTAGTTAGATTTTGGCTTGATCCTATCTTACAGGAAAAAGCGGCTCAAGTACACGCCGATCCAGCACGACAAAATTATAAAGATGCTTTACAGGAATGGACTCAAGGAAAATATAAACTCCTACCTACCTATAAAGTTACCCAAAATACTATTTTAGAAGATGAAAACGATCGATTTATCGCAGAAGTGTGGTTAGAGGATAAACTCTTAGGTAAAGGAAAAGGTGCAACCAAAAAAGCCTCTCAACAAGCGGCGGCACAAGAAGCGTTTAACCTTGTTGTTAGTAAAAAGTAG
- the hflX gene encoding GTPase HflX, with protein MTTETIYGNLQGLKPSQLKQLQKLYHQHIRNDRLTTTELAERIAAISTELKQPVCVYLNRRGQVIRVGVGTPRQTQIPPLELPRYGVQRLSGIRCLATSLKPVPPSEACLTAMARQRLDALLMFTLTGNGVIRKGGGASGFIENTYLAHLLPIQENEAFWEVSQPQDIEDIAEQDFLDLVDSLEAEFSREFVAQEVSSDDDRVLLVGLMTGNMTEQKFRDSLQELALLVDSAGGKVLGTIEQKRSSPHPQTLVGAGKVEEIALQVQTLGANLVAFDRDLSPAQVRNLELQFGVRVVDRTEVILDIFAQRAQSGAGKLQVELAQLEYMLPRLTGRGLAMSRLGGGIGTRGPGETKLETERRAIQKRITRLQQEVNQLQSHRSRLRHQRQQQEIPSVAIVGYTNAGKSTLINALTNAEVYTADQLFATLDPTTRRLTITDKNSGESRTILLTDTVGFIHELPPSLVDSFRATLEEVTEADAMLHVVDLSHPAWESQIQSVKAILGDMPLAPTIELIVFNKIDRADSEHLEIAKNNYPQAVFISASERLGFDTLRSRLVSF; from the coding sequence ATGACCACTGAAACAATTTACGGCAATTTACAAGGTTTAAAACCTAGTCAACTTAAACAACTACAAAAACTTTATCATCAACATATCAGAAACGATCGCTTAACCACTACAGAATTAGCTGAAAGAATTGCTGCTATTAGTACTGAACTTAAACAACCCGTGTGCGTCTATTTAAACCGTCGTGGCCAGGTAATTCGGGTGGGGGTTGGTACTCCCCGTCAAACTCAAATTCCTCCCCTCGAATTGCCCCGTTATGGTGTACAAAGGCTATCAGGTATTCGTTGTTTAGCGACATCTTTAAAACCTGTACCTCCTAGCGAGGCTTGTTTAACGGCAATGGCAAGGCAAAGATTAGATGCTCTGTTGATGTTTACCTTGACAGGAAACGGTGTTATCCGTAAAGGTGGGGGTGCTAGTGGTTTTATTGAGAATACTTACCTAGCCCATTTATTACCTATTCAAGAGAATGAAGCCTTTTGGGAAGTTTCACAACCACAGGATATAGAAGATATTGCCGAACAAGATTTTCTCGATTTAGTGGATAGTTTGGAGGCAGAATTTAGTCGAGAATTTGTTGCTCAAGAAGTTTCATCCGATGACGATCGAGTCTTATTAGTAGGGTTGATGACGGGTAATATGACGGAACAAAAATTTCGGGATAGTTTACAAGAATTGGCTTTACTGGTAGATAGTGCCGGGGGAAAGGTATTAGGTACTATCGAACAAAAACGCTCCTCACCCCATCCACAAACTTTAGTCGGTGCTGGAAAAGTGGAAGAAATTGCTTTACAAGTGCAGACTTTAGGTGCTAATTTAGTAGCATTCGATCGAGATTTGTCTCCTGCTCAAGTGCGTAATTTAGAGCTACAATTTGGTGTAAGAGTAGTCGATCGTACAGAGGTAATTTTAGATATATTTGCTCAACGAGCACAATCAGGTGCTGGTAAATTACAAGTAGAGTTAGCCCAATTAGAATATATGTTACCTCGTTTAACAGGTAGAGGTTTAGCGATGTCAAGATTAGGAGGAGGTATCGGTACAAGAGGGCCCGGTGAAACTAAATTAGAAACAGAAAGACGTGCTATTCAAAAAAGAATCACTAGACTTCAACAAGAAGTTAATCAGTTACAAAGTCATCGATCGAGATTAAGACATCAAAGACAACAACAGGAAATCCCCTCAGTGGCGATCGTAGGTTATACCAATGCGGGAAAATCTACTTTAATCAATGCCCTTACCAATGCAGAAGTTTACACCGCCGATCAACTTTTTGCAACCTTAGATCCTACCACAAGACGATTAACTATTACCGATAAAAATAGTGGTGAATCACGCACAATTTTATTGACAGACACTGTCGGCTTTATCCATGAATTACCCCCGTCTTTGGTGGATTCCTTCCGTGCTACCCTAGAGGAAGTAACAGAAGCAGATGCGATGTTGCATGTTGTGGATTTATCTCATCCTGCATGGGAAAGTCAGATCCAATCTGTCAAGGCAATTTTAGGA
- a CDS encoding bifunctional diguanylate cyclase/phosphodiesterase, producing MSNQYADKILDTVAEKLTLDNNEINITASIGIAILENEKTDTNELFNQADMALRLAKEQGRNTYRFYSEEMNQTLLRRFQLERDLHHAIEKGELQVYYQPQIDINSGDIVAAEALLRWQHPEYGFVSPALFIPIAESSNLILDISTWVLRTVCQQNQSWLSAGFPELCVAVNLSGKHFQQENLADEIRDILQETELKPHQLELEITEGLLIDDVQKAINILQQLHNYGFLLALDDFGTGFSSLSYLKRFSLDFLKIDQSFVRGIPHDNDDNAITRSVIALAHSLQMSVIAEGVETIEQANDLQDHGCYKLQGYYFSRPIPAQDFTRLWEEKLEKYN from the coding sequence ATGTCTAATCAATATGCTGATAAAATTCTCGATACTGTTGCGGAAAAATTAACCTTAGACAACAACGAAATTAATATTACCGCTAGTATCGGCATCGCTATTCTTGAGAATGAAAAAACCGATACTAACGAATTATTTAATCAAGCTGATATGGCTTTACGTTTGGCAAAAGAGCAAGGACGTAATACATATCGATTCTACTCGGAAGAAATGAATCAAACTCTTCTGCGTCGTTTTCAATTAGAAAGAGACTTACATCATGCGATCGAAAAAGGAGAATTACAAGTATATTATCAACCACAAATAGATATAAATAGTGGTGATATTGTCGCCGCTGAGGCATTATTAAGATGGCAACACCCCGAATATGGTTTTGTTTCCCCAGCCTTATTCATTCCCATTGCCGAATCTAGTAACTTAATTTTAGATATAAGTACATGGGTATTGAGAACTGTATGTCAGCAAAATCAAAGTTGGTTATCAGCGGGATTTCCAGAGTTATGCGTTGCTGTCAATTTATCAGGAAAACACTTTCAACAGGAAAATTTAGCAGATGAGATAAGAGATATCCTCCAAGAAACAGAGTTAAAACCGCATCAATTAGAGTTAGAAATTACAGAGGGTTTATTAATAGATGATGTACAGAAAGCCATTAATATTCTGCAACAATTACACAATTATGGTTTTTTATTAGCTTTAGACGATTTTGGTACAGGTTTTTCATCTCTAAGCTATTTGAAACGTTTTTCCTTAGATTTTCTCAAAATTGATCAGTCTTTTGTAAGAGGTATCCCCCATGATAATGATGATAATGCTATTACTCGTTCTGTAATTGCTCTTGCTCATAGCCTACAAATGAGTGTTATTGCGGAAGGAGTGGAAACCATAGAACAAGCAAACGATCTTCAAGATCATGGTTGTTATAAACTTCAAGGTTACTATTTTAGCCGCCCGATTCCAGCTCAGGATTTTACTCGTTTATGGGAAGAAAAGTTAGAAAAATATAATTAA
- the dusA gene encoding tRNA dihydrouridine(20/20a) synthase DusA: MTLQPIISVAPMMDYTDRHFRYIMRKMTKKTLLYTEMITTQAIIHGDRAKLLDFSEEEKPVSLQLGGDNPQQLAECAKIGQDWGYDEINLNVGCPSSRVQNGNFGACLMAHPHKVAQAIEAMEKAVNIPVTVKHRIGIDDQDSYQDMVYFVKTLADSGCQRFIIHARKAWLQGLSPKENRDIPPLRYQDVYRLKQEFFPLTIEINGGITSIEQTKKHLNYVDGVMIGRAAYDNPYLFAYVDREIYGEDKAIASREEIIESLYPYIDFWTSRKVKLNTIMRHLLQIFAGQTGTKAWKRYFAENGNTFLDGSKIVSQALVMIKKGNEENTTKE; the protein is encoded by the coding sequence GTGACTTTACAACCAATTATTAGTGTTGCCCCCATGATGGACTATACCGATCGACATTTTCGGTATATTATGCGTAAAATGACCAAAAAAACTCTCCTTTATACGGAGATGATTACTACTCAAGCCATTATACACGGCGATCGAGCAAAATTATTGGACTTTTCGGAAGAAGAAAAACCTGTCTCCCTACAGTTAGGAGGCGATAACCCCCAACAATTAGCAGAATGTGCCAAAATTGGGCAAGATTGGGGCTATGATGAAATTAATCTTAACGTAGGGTGTCCTAGCTCAAGGGTACAAAATGGTAACTTTGGAGCTTGTTTAATGGCACACCCCCATAAAGTTGCCCAAGCCATAGAAGCCATGGAAAAAGCCGTTAATATTCCTGTGACGGTTAAACATCGTATCGGCATTGATGATCAAGATAGCTATCAAGACATGGTATATTTTGTTAAAACCCTTGCGGATAGCGGTTGCCAACGATTTATTATCCACGCTCGAAAAGCATGGTTACAGGGATTAAGCCCAAAGGAAAATCGAGATATTCCTCCTTTACGTTATCAAGACGTATATCGCCTTAAACAAGAGTTTTTCCCTCTCACTATTGAAATTAATGGTGGTATTACCTCGATCGAGCAAACAAAAAAACATTTAAACTATGTGGATGGAGTAATGATTGGAAGGGCGGCTTACGATAACCCTTATTTATTTGCCTATGTCGATCGAGAAATCTATGGAGAAGACAAAGCAATTGCCAGTAGAGAAGAAATAATCGAATCTTTATATCCTTATATTGACTTTTGGACATCACGGAAAGTAAAATTAAATACTATCATGCGCCATTTACTGCAAATTTTTGCAGGTCAAACGGGAACAAAGGCTTGGAAACGATACTTCGCAGAAAATGGTAACACCTTTCTTGACGGTTCAAAGATAGTTAGTCAAGCCCTTGTCATGATAAAGAAAGGAAACGAGGAAAATACAACAAAAGAATAA
- the dapA gene encoding 4-hydroxy-tetrahydrodipicolinate synthase: MSDYIFGRVLTAMVTPFNEDLSVNYGVAEKLADHLVNNGSDGLVICGTTGESPSLEDHEKYELLKVVKNAVGDRAKIVMGTGSNSTAKAIADTQKAAKIGIDGSLQVVPYYNKPPQEGLYQHFSSIAKSSPDVPMMLYNIPGRTGKNLEAETTARLAHDLDNIVAVKEASADLEQTARIRILTPSDFLIYSGEDFLTLPMMTVGGIGVVSVASHLVGKEMQTMITAYKNGNNSLAQEIQQKLYSLFKVIFCNTNPIPVKFALQLQGWDVGNVRLPLTPLLANQQKEVEKVLQDLELL, from the coding sequence ATGAGTGATTATATTTTTGGTAGAGTTTTAACCGCTATGGTGACACCTTTTAACGAGGATTTATCTGTTAATTATGGTGTGGCTGAAAAATTAGCTGATCATTTAGTTAATAATGGCAGTGATGGTTTAGTTATCTGCGGTACAACAGGAGAATCACCTTCTTTAGAAGATCACGAAAAATATGAGTTACTCAAGGTTGTCAAAAATGCAGTAGGCGATCGTGCTAAAATTGTCATGGGTACAGGTTCAAATTCTACTGCTAAAGCAATTGCTGATACTCAAAAGGCTGCCAAGATTGGCATTGATGGTTCATTGCAAGTGGTACCCTATTATAATAAACCACCTCAAGAGGGCTTATATCAACACTTTAGCTCGATCGCTAAATCTAGTCCTGATGTCCCAATGATGCTGTATAATATTCCGGGTAGGACAGGAAAAAATTTGGAAGCCGAAACAACCGCTCGATTAGCCCATGATTTAGATAATATCGTAGCAGTAAAAGAAGCCAGTGCAGATTTAGAACAAACTGCTAGAATAAGAATACTTACACCTTCCGATTTTTTAATTTATTCAGGAGAGGATTTTTTAACCCTACCCATGATGACAGTAGGAGGCATTGGGGTAGTGAGTGTTGCCAGTCATTTAGTCGGCAAGGAAATGCAAACCATGATAACAGCATACAAAAACGGTAATAATTCTTTAGCACAAGAAATTCAACAAAAATTATATAGTTTATTTAAGGTTATATTTTGCAATACAAATCCGATTCCCGTCAAATTTGCCCTACAATTACAAGGTTGGGATGTCGGTAACGTCAGATTACCTTTAACTCCTCTACTGGCTAATCAACAAAAGGAAGTAGAAAAAGTTTTACAGGATTTAGAATTATTATAA
- a CDS encoding diguanylate cyclase codes for MTNPKIITSVTSQLKLYTLLSQLKLPKSYLGKIMLVAFIGTHIPLLSLFFYAITVTSLTTDTKIKVLVVALIATLVGTGITLFTLQKLLIPITLTAKSLRQYLETNKIPQLPTKFKDEAGVLMADTQYSIGKLDELIQQLKNYDSLTALPNRLLFHRQLQQLISELPHYQNTLAIMLVDLDGFQNINNIFGHESGDFVLRHVSQKLSQHITKRDILARVSSDEFALVHSVTSVEGLNRPLAKLNTR; via the coding sequence ATGACTAATCCAAAAATAATAACTTCTGTTACATCACAATTAAAACTTTATACTCTTCTTTCTCAACTAAAATTACCAAAAAGTTACTTGGGAAAAATAATGCTAGTTGCTTTTATCGGTACTCATATACCTTTACTATCTCTCTTTTTTTACGCTATTACCGTTACCAGTTTAACCACAGATACCAAAATAAAAGTATTAGTCGTTGCTTTAATCGCCACTTTAGTCGGTACAGGTATTACACTTTTTACTCTGCAAAAATTATTAATTCCCATTACTTTGACAGCAAAAAGTTTGCGGCAATATTTAGAAACTAATAAAATTCCCCAGTTACCTACAAAATTTAAAGATGAAGCAGGGGTTTTAATGGCAGATACCCAATACAGTATCGGTAAACTTGATGAGTTAATTCAACAGTTAAAAAATTACGACTCTTTAACAGCCTTACCTAATCGACTTCTATTTCACCGTCAACTTCAACAACTAATATCAGAGTTACCCCATTATCAAAACACTCTAGCCATCATGTTGGTAGATTTAGACGGTTTTCAGAATATTAATAATATTTTTGGCCATGAATCAGGGGATTTTGTATTACGTCATGTATCCCAAAAGTTAAGTCAACATATTACCAAAAGAGATATTTTAGCTAGAGTTAGTAGTGATGAATTTGCCTTAGTACATAGTGTTACATCTGTTGAAGGTTTAAATAGACCTCTTGCAAAATTAAATACGAGATAG
- a CDS encoding aspartate-semialdehyde dehydrogenase, with amino-acid sequence MSNQFNVAILGATGAVGTEIIDLLIERNFPVKELKLLSSPRSSGQKIPFKNELIEVQAVDENSFKDVDIVLASAGGSTSKKWANTIVSSGAVMIDNSSAFRMDMDVPLVVPEINPEDAKKHKGIIANPNCTTILMGVAIYPLHQIQPIQRIIVSTYQSASGAGARAMEEVKIQSQAILNGENPVAEVLPYPLAFNLFPHNSPLMDNNYCEEEMKMVNETRKIFGDNSLRISATCVRVPVLRAHSEAINIEFAQPFSVAKAREIIAQAEGVTLMEDWDKNYFPMPINATGKDDVLVGRIRQDISNPNSIEMWLCGDQIRKGAALNAVQIAELLITKNLLKS; translated from the coding sequence TTGTCTAATCAATTTAACGTTGCTATTTTAGGGGCAACGGGGGCAGTTGGTACAGAAATTATTGATTTACTCATAGAGCGAAATTTCCCTGTTAAAGAATTAAAATTATTATCCTCCCCTCGTTCTTCTGGCCAAAAAATCCCTTTCAAAAATGAGTTAATCGAAGTTCAAGCTGTTGACGAAAATTCTTTTAAAGATGTTGATATAGTGTTAGCTTCCGCCGGTGGTTCAACTTCTAAGAAATGGGCAAATACGATCGTCTCATCAGGTGCTGTTATGATAGATAATTCCAGCGCTTTTCGCATGGATATGGACGTTCCCCTAGTTGTACCTGAAATCAATCCTGAAGATGCAAAAAAACATAAAGGCATCATTGCTAACCCAAATTGCACAACTATTTTAATGGGGGTTGCTATATACCCATTACATCAAATTCAACCCATTCAAAGAATAATCGTTTCAACTTATCAATCGGCAAGTGGTGCTGGTGCAAGGGCAATGGAAGAAGTAAAAATTCAAAGCCAAGCCATTTTAAATGGTGAAAATCCAGTAGCGGAAGTTTTGCCCTATCCCTTAGCTTTCAATCTTTTTCCCCATAATTCTCCCTTAATGGATAACAACTATTGTGAAGAAGAAATGAAAATGGTTAATGAAACTCGCAAGATTTTTGGGGATAATAGTTTACGTATCAGTGCTACTTGTGTTCGAGTGCCAGTGTTAAGGGCGCATTCGGAAGCAATTAATATAGAGTTTGCTCAACCTTTTTCTGTGGCAAAAGCAAGGGAAATTATCGCCCAAGCAGAAGGAGTTACATTGATGGAAGATTGGGATAAAAACTATTTTCCGATGCCCATAAATGCGACGGGAAAAGATGATGTTTTAGTCGGTAGAATTCGTCAAGATATATCCAACCCAAATAGCATAGAAATGTGGTTGTGTGGTGATCAAATTCGCAAAGGTGCTGCTTTAAATGCTGTACAAATTGCTGAGTTGTTAATTACTAAAAATTTACTTAAATCTTAA
- the psb27 gene encoding photosystem II protein Psb27, protein MMKSYLSKLLALVLVITIGLFGCGESSTGLTGNYTDDTLKVLQSLTVAIELPTDIDIETKKATQEQARKQINDYVSRYRKDANYGGLKSFTTMQTALNSLAGYYTSYGSRPLPDKLKTRLNQEFKQVEFALKKGY, encoded by the coding sequence ATGATGAAATCTTATCTTTCAAAACTTTTAGCATTAGTATTAGTTATTACTATTGGTTTATTCGGTTGTGGTGAAAGTTCCACTGGTTTAACTGGCAACTATACTGACGATACCCTGAAAGTTTTACAAAGTTTAACTGTTGCGATCGAACTTCCTACCGATATTGATATTGAAACTAAAAAAGCAACTCAGGAACAAGCTCGTAAACAAATAAACGACTATGTTTCTCGTTATCGTAAAGATGCTAATTACGGTGGTTTAAAATCTTTTACTACTATGCAAACGGCTCTTAACTCTTTAGCAGGTTATTATACTTCCTATGGTAGTCGTCCCTTACCTGATAAGTTAAAAACTCGTCTTAATCAAGAGTTTAAACAAGTGGAATTTGCTCTCAAAAAAGGATACTAA